A DNA window from Purpureocillium takamizusanense chromosome 9, complete sequence contains the following coding sequences:
- a CDS encoding N-terminal L-serine N(alpha)-acetyltransferase NatD (COG:S~EggNog:ENOG503P2IQ), with amino-acid sequence MLSILQPRDMTDGELDACFDLVEKTSGDDYRSSSVGWHPVAKKKEMRLPDLRYILVKDRDEQVRGFTSMMPTYEDGEPVVYCYEIHLEDELQGTGLGKQLMGYLMAAAEGIPSIGKAMLTCFASNARARAFYEGLGFGLDESSPRERRLRGGKVVVPDYVILSRRTARARARGGGGGPVAGDGNTVGEKDGVAGR; translated from the exons ATGCTCAGCATCTTGCAGCCGCGGGACATGACCGACGGGGAGCTGGATGCCTGCTTTGACCTGGTAGAAAAGACAAGCGGCGACGACTACCGCAGCTCCTCGGTCGGGTGGCATCCggtggccaagaagaaggagatgcGTCTGCCGGATCTGCGGTACATTCTCGTCAAGGACCGTGACGAGCAGGTCCGCGGCTTCacgtcgatgatgccgacgtACGAGGACGGCGAACCGGTGGTGTATTGCTACGAGATCcacctcgaggacgagctgcaaGG CACGGGCCTAGGGAAGCAGCTCATGGGCTAcctcatggcggcggcggaaggcATTCCGTCGATTGGAAAGGCGATGCTGACGTGCTTCGCAAGCAatgcgcgcgcgagggcctTTTACGAGGGCCTCGGGTTCGGGCTGgacgagtcgtcgccgcgggagAGGAGGCTGAGGGGCGGCAAGGTGGTGGTTCCCGACTATGTCATCTTGAGccgcaggacggcgcgggcgagggcgcggggcggcggcggcgggcccgtcgCTGGGGACGGGAACACAGTCGGCGAAAAGGATGGCGTTGCGGGACGTTGA
- a CDS encoding uncharacterized protein (TransMembrane:1 (o61-79i)~EggNog:ENOG503P7H4~COG:S) has product MAHQHQQAAAAGEWSHSLFDCSPCSLCLLGCCLPCIPFGRSIERMKDPSQEKPDMVNTECVLFGLIELFTGCACVYNLLRRGEMRQTYGIKGNGCTDCLTSCCCLCCAVIQQEKESQVRAPLMRQPITQGYQGQKEGMTMPAPAYHQQQHQPMEHGQQPIQPVQQPYPHEGYPSKQ; this is encoded by the exons atggctcaccaacaccagcaggccgccgccgccggcgagtGGTCCCACTCTCTCTTCGACTGCTCGCCTTGCAGCCTCTGCCTCCTCGGCTGCTGTCTCCCCTGCATTC CTTTCGGGCGCAGTATCGAACGCATGAAGGATCCCTCGCAGGAGAAGCCCGACATGGTCAACACGGAATGTGTCCTCTTCGGCCTCATTGAGCTCTTCACGGGCTGCGCCTGCGT GTACAACCTTCTGAGACGTGGCGAGATGCGTCAGACATACGGCATCAAGGGCAACGGCTGCACCGACTGCCtcaccagctgctgctgcctctgctGCGCTGTCATCCAGCAGGAGAAGGAGTCTCAGGTCCGCGCGCCCCTGATGCGGCAGCCCATTACGCAGGGCTATCAGGGTCAGAAGGAGGGCATGAccatgccggcgccggcctaccaccagcagcagcaccaacccATGGAGCACGGTCAGCAGCCTATCCAGCCAGTTCAGCAGCCCTATCCCCATGAGGGCTACCCCAGCAAGCAGTAG
- the IMD1 gene encoding IMP dehydrogenase (EggNog:ENOG503NVXY~COG:F~BUSCO:EOG09261T6U), whose translation MAAATINKGLEVLDYSKALEVLAEYKRLDGLDIHELMDTTKHGGLTYNDFLLLPGYIGFPASEVALDSPVTKRITLKTPFVSSPMDTVTEHEMAIHMALQGGLGVIHHNCSPDAQADMVRKVKRYENGFILDPVVIDRNLTVGEAKALKEKWGFGGFPVTESGKLGSKLLGIVTNRDLQFEDDVAQPVSSVMVTDLTTAPDGVTLTEANKILAKSKKGKLPIVDKDFNLVSMISRSDLTKNQHFPLASKLPDSKQLLCAAAIGTRPEDKLRLKKLVDAGLDIVILDSSQGNSMYQIEMVKWCKKEFPNLDVIGGNVVTREQAASLIAAGVDGLRIGMGSGSACITQEVMAVGRPQAAAVYAVSHFAARFGVPCIADGGVQNVGHIVKGLALGASTVMMGGLLAGTTESPGTSFVSREGKLVKAYRGMGSIDAMQDKKAGNGGKDSQKSNAGTARYFSEGDSVLVAQGVSGAVAHRGSIGKFVPYLAAGLKHSMQDCGMTSLTELHEKTSDGTVRFELRTSSAQLEGNVNMEAYEKKLYA comes from the exons ATggctgccgccaccatcaacaagggcctcgaggtcctggACTActccaaggccctcgaggtcctGGCCGAGTACAAGAGGCTCGATGGGCTCGACATCCACGAGCTCATGGACACGACCAAGCACGGTGGTCTGACCTACAATGacttcctgctgctgccgggctACATTGGCTTCCCTGCCTCCGAGGTGGCGCTCGACTCCCCCGTCACCAAGCGCATCACCCTCAAGACGCCCTTCGTCTCGTCCCCCATGGACACCGTCACCGAGCACGAAATGGCCATCCACATGGCTCtccagggcggcctcggcgtcatccACCACAACTGCTCCCCCGATGCCCAGGCCGACATGGTCCGCAAGGTCAAGCGCTACGAGAACGGCTTCATCCtcgaccccgtcgtcatcgaccgcAACCTGAccgtcggcgaggccaaggccctcaaggagAAATGGGGCTTTGGCGGTTTCCCCGTCACCG AGAGCGGCAAGCTTGGCTCCAAGCTGCTCGGCATTGTCACGAACCGTGACCTCCAGTTCGAAGATGACGTCGCACAGCCCGTGTCCAGCGTCATGGTCACGGACCTCACCACGGCCCCAGACGGTGTCACCCTCACCGAGGCCAACAAGATCCTGGCCAAGTCTAAGAAGGGAAAGCTGCCCATTGTGGACAAGGACTTCAACCTAGTCTCCATGATCTCCCGCTCCGATTTGACCAAGAACCAACACTTCCCCCTGGCCTCCAAGTTGCCCGACAGCAAGCAGCTGCTCTGCGCTGCTGCCATCGGCACCCGCCCCGAGGACAAGCTCcgcctcaagaagctcgttgacgccggcctcgacatTGTCATCCTCGACAGCTCCCAGGGTAACAGCATGTACCAGATCGAGATGGTCAAGTGGTGCAAGAAGGAGTTCCCCAACCTTGACGTCATTGGTGGCAACGTCGTCACccgcgagcaggccgcctccctcatcgccgccggcgttgatggcctcCGCATCGGCATGGGCAGCGGCTCTGCCTGCATCACGCAGGAGGTCATGGCTGTCGGCCGCCcccaggctgccgccgtgtaCGCCGTCAGCCACTTCGCTGCCCGCTTCGGCGTCCCCTGCATCGCCGACGGTGGTGTCCAGAATGTCGGCCACATTGTCAAGGGCCTTGCCCTCGGTGCCTCGACCGTCATGATGGGCGGTCTCCTAGCTGGCACCACTGAGTCGCCCGGTACCTCGTTTGTTTCCCGAGAGGGCAAGCTGGTCAAGGCGTACCGTGGCATGGGCAGCATCGATGCCATGCAGGACAAGAAGgctggcaacggcggcaaggacaGCCAGAAGAGCAACGCCGGCACCGCCCGGTACTTCTCCGAGGGCGACAGCGTCCTGGTTGCGCAGGGCGTCTCCGGTGCCGTTGCCCACCGCGGCTCCATTGGCAAGTTTGTGCCTTACCTGGCCGCCGGTCTCAAGCACTCCATGCAGGACTGCGGTATGACGAGTCTCACCGAGCTCCACGAGAAGACGAGCGACGGCACGGTTCGTTTCGAGCTCCGAACCTCGAGCGCTCAGCTCGAGGGCAACGTCAACATGGAGGCCTACGAGAAGAAGCTATACGCATGA
- a CDS encoding uncharacterized protein (COG:S~EggNog:ENOG503NWZD) → MENYDFSKEFKKIYISKQRSAPDPVAAEMRVRLQSLPALGQVTQAEGGQITFTAVLEVPYDRAREPWQVSLWLALDGAEWREQALDRVEIGQEPFSLQPAEKSVSRTYFNGILSLSKSIQFTLKFRSGQNQEWRWIRDEHGLSDGLIVARASAAPTVLLCDVIPDLNKEWQVIEHMSQTPQTRLWSLETEVASAIGDASTFRDIDIGRPWGTYLRWFALVRLWAPWLAPRQGKGNLHLDQDAVICSFMSPRGNTVTLLAFSGVGNVLSTMRHTDNGGVSAHVRNDGTSSERAVILVAEGPDFDRTVASVMYHARTIVSNIKHADLTWDAELKTLAGQVKPEWKQNWYDGLGFCTWNGLGQRLTEQAVLDAVGTLAEHKVNVTSLIIDDNWQSIDYEGDGQFQYAWLEFEAEPKAFPNGLKSMVSRLRKQYPDIQHIAVWHALLGYWGGIARGGKIDQNYKTIEVIREDSKRRNLPLGGKMTVVAKEDVARFYDDFYRFLTDAGVDGVKTDAQFMIDMWTSASVRRDLIKTYIDVWTRASLRYFSVKAISCMSQFPQAMFHSQLPQDRPPLLVRNSDDFFPEIPASHPWHVWANAHNSIFMQYLNVLPDWDMFQTVHDYSGFHAAARCVSGGPIYITDVPGKHNMQLIGQMTGITARGKTVIFRPSVLGRSIYPYIGYDDDLLLKVGSYHGASQTGTGILGLFNISARPLLELIPVADFPGVMVSTEYVVRAHNTGKVSKPARPGAPSSLTAMSLDVRGYEILCAFPLTSYSGVKHKVGHTCTLGLVGKMTGCAAIMGSSVRQQESGRVSVTTRLKALGVLGVYVSTLLDMTIDGDFMATVEEKPVPRRCVSVSRQSECVLEVDVEAAWNEMGLDGGRGDEVEVTVTFDT, encoded by the exons ATGGAGAATTATGACTTTTCCAAAGAATTCAAAAAGATATATATATCAAAACAGAGATCTGCACCGGATCCCGTCGCAGCAGAAATGAGAGTCCGACTTCAAAGTCTTCCTGCCTTGGGCCAAGTAACACAGGCGGAGGGCGGTCAGATCACGTTCACGGCTGTCCTCGAAGTGCCATACGACCGGGCTCGAGAACCTTGGCAGGTCTCTCTATGGCTGGCTTTAGATGGAGCCGAATGGCGAGAACAGGCCTTGGACCGAGTCGAGATCGGCCAAGAGCCGTTTTCTCTGCAGCCGGCTGAAAAGTCTGTTTCGCGCACGTATTTCAATGGCATCTTATCGCTTTCCAAGTCCATCCAATTCACTCTCAAATTCCGCAGCGGACAAAACCAAGAGTGGAGATGGATTCGCGATGAGCATGGGCTCAGCGACGGCCTAATTGTGGCTCGCGCGTCGGCTGCACCGACAGTCTTGCTCTGCGATGTCATACCAGACCTGAACAAGGAGTGGCAAGTGATAGAACACATGAGCCAAACACCGCAGACCCGGCTCTGGTCTCTTGAGACTGAAGTAGCAAGTGCTATCGGGGATGCATCGACATTCAGGGACATTGACATCGGGAGACCCTGGGGGACCTACTTGAG GTGGTTCGCTCTCGTGCGCCTCTGGGCTCCGTGGCTGGCCCCGCGGCAAGGCAAAGGGAACTTACACCTTGACCAAGACGCAGTCATCTGCTCCTTCATGAGTCCACGGGGAAACACGGTGACGCTTCTTGCCTTCAGTGGCGTGGGCAATGTGTTGAGTACCATGCGCCATACTGACAATGGCGGTGTTTCTGCTCAT GTGAGAAACGATGGAACGTCGAGCGAGCGTGCCGTAATTCTCGTCGCAGAGGGTCCTGATTTTGACCGCACCGTTGCTTCTGTCATGTATCATGCAAGAACTATCGTCTCGAACATCAAGCACGCAGATCTCACCTGGGATGCCGAGCTGAAGACTCTGGCCGGCCAGGTCAAACCAGAGTGGAAGCAGAATTGGTACGATGGCTTGGGCTTCT GCACATGGAATGGACTGGGCCAACGACTCACAGAACAAGCAGTTCTGGATGCCGTCGGAACGCTTGCAGAGCATAAGGTGAACGTGACGAGTCTCATAATTGACGATAACTGGCAGTCAATCGACTATGAAGGCGACGGGCAGTTCCAATATGCTTGGCTGGAGTTTGAAGCCGAGCCCAAGGCTTTCCCAAACGGTCTCAAATCCATGGTGTCCCGGTTACGAAAGCAGTACCCAGACATTCAACACATCGCAGTATGGCACGCTCTTCTGGGGTACTGGGGCGGCATTGCTCGCGGAGGCAAGATCGATCAAAACTACAAGACGATCGAGGTGATCCGCGAGGACTCGAAGCGTCGGAACCTCCCCCTTGGTGGGAAGATGACAGTGGTTGCCAAAGAAGACGTGGCACGCTTCTATGACGATTTTTACCGTTTTCTGACCGATGCAGGCGTCGATGGAGTGAAGACGGATGCACAGTTCATGATCGATATGTGGACAAGCGCGTCTGTCCGACGAGACCTCATCAAGACGTATATCGATGTCTGGACACGAGCGTCGCTACGATACTTTAGCGTCAAGGCTATCTCGTGCATGTCGCAGTTTCCGCAGGCGATGTTTCATTCTCAGCTGCCGCAGGATCGGCCACCATTGCTGGTGCGCAACTCCGACGACTTCTTCCCCGAGATACCGGCGTCGCATCCCTGGCACGTGTGGGCGAATGCGCACAATAGCATCTTCATGCAGTATTTGAATGTGCTCCCGGACTGGGACATGTTCCAGACAGTGCACGACTATTCCGGGTTCCATGCCGCTGCCAGATGCGTGAGCGGCGGGCCTATCTACATCACCGATGTCCCGGGCAAGCACAACATGCAGCTCATCGGTCAGATGACGGGCATCACTGCCAGGGGCAAGACCGTGATATTTCGGCCGAGCGTGTTGGGAAGGTCCATCTACCCGTATATTGGCTATGACGATGACCTCCTCTTAAAGGTTGGAAGCTATCACG GGGCATCACAAACCGGCACGGGTATACTGGGGCTTTTCAACATTTCTGCCAGGCCATTGTTGGAGCTGATTCCTGTTGCTGATTTTCCTGGGGTCATGGTGTCGACCGAGTATGTCGTCAGGGCTCATAACACTGGCAAGGTGTCCAAGCCTGCGAGGCCCGGAGCCCCTAGCTCGCTGACAGCGATGTCACTGGATGTGCGAGGTTATGAGATCCTATGTGCCTTCCCGCTCACGTCGTACTCGGGAGTCAAGCACAAGGTTGGACACACGTGCACTCTCGGCCTAGTCGGCAAAATGACTGGCTGCGCGGCCATTATGGGTAGCAGCGTCCGCCAGCAAGAGAGCGGAAGGGTGTCTGTGACGACGCGGCTAAAGGCCCTTGGTGTTCTAG GTGTCTACGTTTCGACGCTGTTGGACATGACCATCGACGGCGACTTCATGGCAACTGTGGAGGAGAAGCCGGTGCCACGACGTTGCGTGAGCGTATCGCGTCAATCAGAGTGTGTATTGGAGGTggacgtcgaggctgcgtGGAACGAGATGGGCCtagacggcgggcggggtgacgaggtcgaggtgaCGGTTACGTTTGATACATGA
- the MAS1 gene encoding Mitochondrial processing peptidase (MEROPS:MER0001229~COG:O~EggNog:ENOG503NU8R), translating into MASRRLALNLSQGLRSRAGLSAAGALRRGFATPSTVGKTQTTTLKNGLTVATEHSPWAQTSTVGMWIDAGSRAETNETNGTAHFLEHLAFKGTAKRSQQQLELEIENMGGHLNAYTSRENTVYFAKAFNSDVPQCVDILSDILQNSKLEESAIERERDVILRESEEVEKQVEEVVFDHLHATAFQHQPLGRTILGPRQNIRDITRTELVNYIKSNYTADRMVLVGAGGVPHEKLVELAEKHFSGLPSRGPENHAYLLSKQKADFIGSDVRVRDDTMGTANVAIAVEGVSWNSDDYFTALVTQAIVGNYDKAMGNAPHQGSKLSGFVHKHELANSFMSFSTSYSDTGLWGIYLVTDNTTRLDDLVHFAIREWMRLCTNVSEAEVERAKAQLKASILLSLDGTTAVAEDVGRQLITTGRRMMPGEIERRIDAITEKEVMDFANRKLWDKDIAISAVGKIENLFDYQRLRNTMKPKF; encoded by the exons ATGGCGTCCCGCAGACTAGCTTTGAACCTGTCGCAGGGCCTGCGAAGCCGTGCTGGTCTGTCGGCCGCCGGTGCCCTCCGACGAGGTTTTGCGACTCCCTCCACCGTCGGCAAGACTCAGACCACGACACTGAAGAACGGACTGACC GTTGCCACTGAGCACTCGCCATGGGCGCAAACGTCAACGGTCGGCATGTGGATCGATGCCGGCTCGCGCGCCGAGACGAACGAGACGAACGGCACGGCGCACTTCCTCGAGCACCTGGCTTTCAAG GGCACTGCCAAGCGATCGCAGCAGCAATTGGAGCTGGAGATTGAGAACATGGGCGGCCACCTGAACGCCTACACCTCG CGCGAAAACACCGTCTACTTCGCCAAGGCCTTCAACTCCGACGTCCCCCAGTGCGTTGATATCCTGTCCGACATTCTCCAGAACTCCAAGCTCGAGGAGTCTGCcatcgagcgcgagcgcgacgtcATCCTCCGCGAGTCCGAGGAGGTCGAgaagcaggtcgaggaggtcgtCTTTGACCACCTGCACGCCACCGCCTTCCAGCACCAGCCCCTGGGCCGCACCATCCTGGGGCCCCGCCAGAACATCCGCGACATCACCCGCACCGAGTTGGTCAACTATATCAAGAGCAACTACACTGCCGACCGCATGGTCCTTGTCGGTGCTGGTGGCGTTCCCcacgagaagctcgtcgagttGGCTGAGAAGCACTTCTCTGGCCTCCCTAGCAGGGGTCCTGAGAACCATGCTTACCTCCTGTCGAAGCAGAAGGCCGACTTCATCGGCTCCGacgtccgcgtccgcgaTGACACCATGGGCACCGCCAACGTTGCCAttgccgtcgagggcgtcagCTGGAACTCGGATGATTACTTCACGGCGCTGGTCACGcaggccatcgtcggcaaCTACGACAAGGCCATGGGCAATGCTCCCCATCAGGGCAGCAAGCTCAGCGGCTTCGTTCACAAGCACGAGCTCGCCAACAGCTTTATGAGCTTCTCCACCAGCTACAGCGACACGGG TCTGTGGGGCATCTACCTCGTCACCGACAACACCACCCGCTTGGATGACCTCGTCCACTTCGCCATCCGGGAGTGGATGCGTCTGTGCACCAACGTtagcgaggccgaggtcgagcggGCCAAGGCTCAGCTCAAGGCCTCCATCCTGCTGTCTCTTgacggcaccaccgccgtcgccgaggacgtcggccgccagctTATCACCACGGGTCGCCGCATGATGCCCGGCGAGATTGAGCGCCGGATCGACGCCATCACCGAGAAGGAGGTCATGGACTTCGCCAACCGCAAGCTCTGGGATAAGGACATTGCCATCAGCGCTGTGGGCAAGATCGAGAACCTGTTCGATTACCAGAGACTGAGGAACACCATGAAGCCCAAGTTTTAA
- the TAF9 gene encoding Transcription initiation factor TFIID subunit 9 (COG:J~EggNog:ENOG503P2T1~BUSCO:EOG092650VI): MASSQPQANGVSTASAGTSQTVSNTQATAPSQPSASTQQPQASQQSQQQGASQPASTSDPRPRDARLIELLLTSQGVTAYEQRVPLLLLDFAYRHTSSILSDALHLAGDPYVTQAGSKPSASSGATATAPGEAPITANAVKLAISARLAYQFRGGSAGGGISKEHMQELARDRNKVSLPKIVPNEWGVRLPSERFVLTGTSWGLKDLWEGDEDASDDEDMDVDERRQQQPGGDAMEGVQGPDPEDVGGDGVEGGTVEDVFGDDVDEEMAEE, encoded by the coding sequence ATGGCATCGAGCCAACCCCAGGCCAACGGCGTCTCtaccgcctcggccggcacgTCACAGACCGTATCGAACACGCAGGCTAcggcgcccagccagccttcCGCCTCCACACAGCAGCCGCAAGCGTCGCAGCAATCACAACAGCAAGGCGCGTCGCAACCTGCCTCGACCTCGGACCCGCGTCCTCGCGATGCTCGCCTCATCGAACTCCTGTTGACCTCTCAAGGCGTCACCGCATACGAACAGCGCGtgcccctccttctcctcgacTTTGCCTACCGCCACACCTCGTCCATCCTGAGCGACGCGCTGCACCTCGCTGGCGACCCCTACGTCACCCAAGCGGGCTCCAAGCCTTCTGCCTCctccggcgccaccgccacggcTCCGGGCGAGGCACCCATCACCGCAAAcgccgtcaagctcgccATCAGCGCGCGTCTGGCGTATCAGTTCCGCGGCGGAAGTGCGGGTGGCGGCATCAGCAAGGAACACATGCAGGAGCTAGCCCGCGATCGAAACAAGGTCTCGCTGCCCAAGATCGTGCCCAACGAATGGGGCGTGCGCCTACCCAGCGAGCGCTTCGTCCTAACGGGCACGAGCTGGGGGCTCAAGGACCTGTgggagggagacgaggatgcgtctgacgatgaggacatggacgtcgacgagcggcggcaacaacaaccgGGAGGAGATGCCATGGAGGGCGTCCAAGGCCCCGATCCCGAGGACGTTGGTGGCGACGGGGTCGAGGGAGGAACTGTGGAAGACGtcttcggcgacgacgtggacgaggaaATGGCCGAGGAGTAG
- the HIS4 gene encoding trifunctional histidinol dehydrogenase (COG:E~EggNog:ENOG503NURS~BUSCO:EOG09262E98) — protein sequence METELPLPFLVSVAIPPGLANLEGLNREEVSLLGNPFIEASPKIQDKLGRFFNRHNYEFCAHVDATGLQSPDDVVALLDRGARRVFVAPESLSEYTDLGARVLPAVSTLDLSVASKDGLLVKDVDVNASGLDKFVEQAQAAKIKNLFLKPAAGVSLDRFIEVAQKSNAIPVLPSTGLTTDKSDSSKLLLSKVIAAYWKSDRQDGLVPTVVTDEAGIALGLAYSSEESIAEALKTQRGVYQSRKRGLWIKGVTSGDTQELVRLSLDCDSDTLKFVVKQTGRFCHLDQDGCFGDLKGIAGLEQTLKSRKQSAPQGSYTARLFSDEKLLRAKIMEEAEELCDAKTPEEVAFEAADLIYFALTRAIGAGVSVADIEANLDAKSLKVTRRTGNAKGKWAEKEGIKTEAAPPKPAPALAPAPKSAGGRIVMERIDATKSTEAELLEKLKRPSQKSSEAILKIVTPIIDEVRKGGDKAVLSYTHKFEKATSLTSPVIKAPFPKELMQLDPETIKAIDTSYDNIWKFHAAQKEDKTLSVETMPGVVCGRFSRPIERVGLYVPGGTAVLPSTALMLGVPAKVAGCQKIVLASPPRADGSITPEIVYCAHKVGAESIVLAGGAQAVAAMAYGTESVSKVDKILGPGNQFVTAAKMHVSNDTNAGVSIDMPAGPSEVLVIADKDANPAFVASDLLSQAEHGVDSQVILIAVDLTEDQLQAIDNEVHDQAMALPRVDIVRGSIAHSLTVQVKTIDEAMRVSNEYAPEHLILQLKDAPKAVDKVINAGSVFIGQWTPESVGDYSAGVNHSLPTYGFAKQYSGVNLGSYLKHITCSNLTAEGLKNVGPAVMQLAKVEELEAHRRAVEIRIKHMNKQ from the exons ATGGAGACAGAGCTCCCATTGCCCTTCCTCGTCAGCGTGGCCATCCCTCCGGGGCTCGCCaacctcgagggcctcaacCGCGAAGAGGTGTCGCTCCTGGGCAATCCCTTCATCGAGGCCTCGCCCAAGATCCAGGACAAGCTGGGCCGCTTCTTCAACCGCCACAACTACGAATTCTGCGCTcacgtcgacgccaccgGCCTTCAGTCGccagacgacgtcgtcgccctgctcgaccgCGGGGCGCGCAGGGTCTTTGTCGCGCCCGAGTCCCTGTCCGAGTATACCGATCTCGGAGCCAGGGTTCTGCCCGCCGTCTCGACCCTCGACTTGTCGGTCGCTTCCAAAGACGGGCTTCTGGTCAAGGATGTCGACGTCAACGCTTCCGGCTTGGACAAGTTTGTCGAGCAGGCTCAGGCCGCCAAGATCAAGAACCTCTTCCTGAAGCCGGCTGCCGGTGTTAGCCTTGACCGGTTCATCGAGGTCGCGCAGAAGAGCAACGCCATCCCAGTTCTCCCCTCTACTGGCCTCACCACAGACAAGTCCGATTCATCTAAGCTGCTTCTGTCCAAGGTCATTGCGGCCTATTGGAAGTCGGACCGTCaggacggcctcgtccccACGGTTGtcaccgacgaggcgggcattGCCCTGGGTCTGGCTTACTCAAGCGAAGAGAGCATTGCCGAGGCCCTGAAGACGCAGAGGGGCGTCTATCAGAGCCGCAAGCGAGGACTATGGATCAAAGGTGTCACGTCGGGAGACACACAGGAGCTGGTCCGCCTCTCTCTAGACTGCGATTCAGACACCCTCAAGTTTGTCGTCAAGCAAACAGGACGGTTCTGCCACCTGGACCAGGATGGATGCTTTGGTGACCTCAAGggcatcgcgggcctcgAGCAGACGCTCAAGTCGAGGAAGCAGTCCGCGCCCCAGGGCTCTTACACCGCCAGGCTCTTCTCTGATGAGAAGCTCCTGCGCGCCAAGATCATGGAGGAAGCCGAAGAGCTCTGCGACGCCAAGACTCCCGAGGAGGTTGCCTTTGAGGCTGCCGACCTCATCTACTTTGCCTTGACCAGGGCCATCGGTGCTGGTGTCAGCGTGGCCGACATCGAAgccaacctcgacgccaagAGCCTCAAggtgacgaggaggaccgGCAACGCCAAAGGCAAGTgggcggagaaggagggcaTCAAGACGGAGGCTGCTCCGCCGAAACCCGcccccgccctcgccccagCCCCCAAGTCTGCGGGTGGCCGCATCGTCATGGAGAGGATTGATGCAACCAAGTCTACCGAGGCGGAGCTcctggagaagctcaagcGACCTTCCCAGAAGTCTTCAGAGGCCATCCTGAAGATTGTCACGCCCATAATAGACGAGGTTCGCAAGGGTGGCGACAAGGCTGTCCTGTCTTACACTCACAAGTTCGAGAAGGCTACGTCCTTGACATCCCCGGTCATCAAGGCCCCGTTCCCCAAGGAGCTCATGCAGCTGGACCCCGAGACGATCAAGGCAATCGACACGTCCTACGACAACATCTGGAAGTTCCACGCTGCCCAGAAGGAGGACAAGACGCTCTCGGTAGAGACTATGCCGGGTGTCGTATGCGGTCGCTTCTCAAGGCCTATTGAGAGGGTGGGCCTTTACGTCCCAGGCGGCACTGCCGTCCTGCCCAGCACAGCTCTGATGCTCGGCGTACCCGCCAAGGTGGCGGGCTGCCAGAAGATCGTTCTCGCGTCCccgccccgcgccgacggctccaTCACCCCCGAGATCGTGTATTGCGCTCACaaggtcggcgccgagagcATCGTCCTTGCTGGCGGTgcccaggccgtcgcggccatggcgtaCGGCACGGAGAGCGTGAGCAAGGTGGACAAGATTCTCGGCCCCGGTAACCAGTTCGTCACCGCGGCCAAGATGCACGTCAGCAACGACACGAACGCTGGAGTGAGCATCGACATGCCGGCAGGCCCGTCCGAGgtgctcgtcatcgccgacaaggacgcAAACCCGGCCTTTGTGGCCTCGGACCTGTTATCCCAGGCAGAGCACGGTGTCGACAGCCAGGTTATTCTCATTGCCGTGGACCTCACTGAAGACCAGCTCCAGGCCATCGACAACGAGGTTCACGATCAAGCCATGGCTCTACCACGCGTCGACATCGTCCGTGGCTCCATCGCCCATTCCCTCACCGTGCAAGTCAAGACGATCGATGAGGCCATGCGCGTCAGCAACGAGTACGCGCCGGAGCATCTCATCctgcagctcaaggacgcgcccaaggccgtcgacaaggtCATAAACGCGGGTAGCGTCTTCATCGGGCAGTGGACCCCGGAGAGTGTGGGCGACTACTCAGCCGGCGTGAACCACTCTCTAC CGACATACGGCTTCGCCAAGCAGTATTCGGGTGTCAACCTCGGTTCCTACCTCAAGCACATCACGTGCTCCAACCtcaccgccgagggcctcaaGAATGTGGGGCCGGCGGTCATGCAGTTGgccaaggtggaggagctggaggctcACAGGAGGGCCGTTGAAATTCGCATCAAGCACATGAACAAACAGTGA